In Paenibacillus antri, a single window of DNA contains:
- a CDS encoding bifunctional homocysteine S-methyltransferase/methylenetetrahydrofolate reductase, with the protein MFRNERRGDGGKPDLRDILIKQAIVGDGAMGTYLYQLGVPIGVCAEELNDTRPEVIRDVHRQYYEAGARLIETNTFAANRYKLARHGLEGDVEALNRAGVALARGAVGADAYVAGSVGSARPAHRVPVTDEEAEAAYAEQMSALLTEGVDALLLETFSDANDAEMAVLVARRLTDKPVICQLAIEAGGSAPDGRSLDDAFARLQGAGADVVGLNCHSGPYGIIRALERLTRRGDVPLSIFPNAGLPAYVDGTFSYPAGPDYFGESALTLARLGARIVGGCCGTTPAHIAAVAKALATFSPSDETSAEAAPPARETVSVREPAEPPEPPRREPTILDMVKERHTVIVELDPPRDLNIDKFMKGAEALHSAGADAITMADNSLAMTRMSNSALAFLIKERLGARPLVHIACRDRNLIGTQSHLMGLHATGIDHVLAITGDPARFGDLPGASSVYDVTSFQIIKMIKQMNDGLAFSGKPMKEKANFLVGTALNPNVKHLHKAVERLEKKIEAGADYAMTQPVYDPELIVKLHEATKHLDFPIFLGIMPFTSGRNAEYLHNEVPGITLSDDVRRRMAGLEGEAGRQASLGISKELLDVAMERFQGIYLITPFMAYEMTVELTKYVRERAESRFPLVPTREMK; encoded by the coding sequence ATGTTTCGTAACGAACGACGCGGGGACGGCGGGAAGCCGGACCTTCGCGATATTCTCATAAAGCAAGCGATCGTCGGCGACGGCGCGATGGGCACGTATTTGTATCAGCTCGGCGTGCCGATCGGCGTCTGCGCGGAGGAGCTGAACGACACGCGGCCCGAGGTCATCCGGGACGTGCACCGGCAATATTACGAGGCGGGCGCTCGGCTCATCGAGACGAACACGTTCGCGGCGAATCGGTACAAGCTTGCGCGCCACGGTCTCGAAGGCGACGTCGAGGCGCTGAACCGCGCCGGCGTCGCCCTTGCGAGAGGCGCGGTCGGCGCCGACGCGTACGTCGCGGGCTCCGTCGGCTCCGCGAGACCCGCGCACCGCGTGCCGGTGACGGACGAGGAAGCGGAAGCGGCGTACGCGGAGCAGATGTCCGCGCTGCTGACGGAAGGGGTCGACGCGCTGCTGCTCGAGACGTTCTCCGACGCGAACGACGCGGAGATGGCCGTTCTCGTCGCGAGACGGCTGACGGACAAGCCCGTCATCTGCCAGCTCGCGATCGAAGCCGGCGGCTCGGCCCCTGACGGCCGATCGCTCGACGACGCGTTCGCCAGATTGCAGGGCGCCGGGGCGGACGTCGTGGGCCTCAATTGCCACAGCGGTCCGTACGGCATCATCCGAGCGCTCGAGCGGCTTACGCGGCGCGGGGACGTCCCGTTGTCGATTTTCCCGAATGCGGGGCTGCCGGCGTATGTCGACGGCACGTTCTCGTATCCGGCGGGGCCGGACTATTTCGGGGAGAGCGCGCTGACGCTCGCGCGGCTCGGCGCACGCATCGTAGGCGGCTGCTGCGGCACGACGCCGGCGCATATCGCCGCCGTGGCGAAGGCGCTTGCGACGTTCTCGCCTTCGGACGAGACGTCGGCCGAAGCCGCGCCGCCCGCGCGGGAGACAGTGTCGGTGCGGGAGCCTGCGGAGCCGCCGGAGCCGCCGCGCCGCGAACCGACGATCCTGGACATGGTGAAGGAGCGCCATACGGTCATCGTCGAGCTCGATCCGCCGCGGGACCTGAACATCGACAAGTTCATGAAAGGCGCGGAAGCGCTCCATAGCGCCGGCGCGGACGCGATTACGATGGCGGACAACTCGCTCGCGATGACGCGAATGAGCAACAGCGCGCTCGCGTTCTTGATCAAGGAACGCCTCGGCGCGCGTCCGCTCGTCCACATCGCCTGCCGCGACCGCAACCTGATCGGCACGCAGTCGCACTTGATGGGGCTTCACGCGACCGGCATCGATCACGTGCTCGCCATTACGGGCGACCCGGCGCGATTCGGCGACCTTCCGGGCGCCAGCTCGGTATACGACGTGACGAGTTTTCAAATTATTAAGATGATTAAACAAATGAACGACGGACTTGCGTTCTCCGGCAAGCCGATGAAGGAGAAGGCGAACTTCCTCGTCGGCACGGCGCTCAATCCGAACGTGAAGCATCTGCATAAGGCGGTCGAGCGGCTCGAGAAGAAAATCGAGGCCGGCGCCGATTACGCGATGACGCAGCCGGTGTACGATCCGGAGCTGATCGTGAAGCTGCACGAAGCGACGAAGCATCTCGACTTCCCGATCTTCCTGGGCATTATGCCGTTCACGAGCGGCCGCAACGCCGAATATTTGCATAACGAGGTGCCCGGCATCACGTTGTCCGACGACGTCCGCCGCCGGATGGCGGGGCTCGAAGGCGAGGCGGGGCGGCAGGCGTCGCTCGGCATCTCGAAGGAGCTGCTCGACGTCGCGATGGAGCGGTTCCAGGGCATCTATCTCATAACGCCGTTCATGGCGTACGAGATGACGGTCGAACTGACGAAGTACGTGCGGGAGCGGGCGGAGAGCCGTTTTCCACTTGTACCCACTAGGGAAATGAAGTAA
- a CDS encoding calcium-translocating P-type ATPase, SERCA-type, with protein MSQQSWYQLETEALLEAHGLDPERGLSESEAKRRLEEAGPNELSEGARLSPLTLFLNQFKDFMVLVLMGATLISGLLGEYLDAVTILAIIVINGVLGFIQEFRAERSLRALKELSAPTAKTLRDGEWVVVPAKELVPGDIVALESGDRVPADVRFLEANSVYAEESALTGESVPVSKSAAAIPEDDVPLGDQRNMGFLGTMITMGTARGVVVRTGMRTEMGKIADLINNTEEAETPLQRRLEQFGKILIGVALVLTVLVVVAGIMHGQPMYGMFLAGVSLAVAAIPEGLPAIVTVALALGVQRMIKRKAIVRKLPSVETLGCASVICSDKTGTLTQNKMTVTRLWVGGRLLDVSGEGYEPAGDIVERGAKTGVKDDQALRRLLQVGVLCNDADLVQEEAEPQGKKKRSKEPAKPIWSIKGDPTEGALTVLGAKAGMTRASLAGLYRRISEYPFDSERKRMSVVVEHQGGRLVCAKGAPDVLIERCSYILWDGKLVPFTSTLKQKVMEANEAFAGDALRVLGLAYRDLKPNETADSAEEAERGLVFAGLTGMIDPPRKEVREAIQKCRKAGIKTVMITGDHLTTAEAIAGQLGMLPKGGRTVTGMQLAAMSDQQLLKVVDDIYVYARVSPEHKLRIVKALQERGHVVAMTGDGVNDAPAIKAADIGIAMGISGTDVSKEASALILSDDNFATIVAAIEEGRGIYENIRKFIRYLLASNVGEILVMFIAMMLGMPLPLLPIMILWVNLVTDGLPAMALGVDQPERDLMEHKPRGRSENIFARRLGWKIISRGFLIGVCTLIPFWLVLQQGDDAATLTHAQTVAFATLVMAQLIHVFDCRSSRSIFHRNLFENKALVLAVVSSIVLMLGVLYVEPLQPIFKTMALGLTDWILVLVFAAIPTLFFGIGSLISAPKKKRTIRYDGGARSAA; from the coding sequence ATGAGTCAACAATCGTGGTATCAACTGGAGACGGAAGCGCTGCTGGAAGCCCACGGCCTCGACCCGGAACGAGGGTTATCCGAGAGCGAAGCGAAACGGCGGCTGGAGGAGGCCGGCCCCAACGAGTTGAGCGAAGGGGCGAGACTGTCGCCGCTGACGCTGTTTCTGAACCAGTTCAAGGATTTCATGGTACTCGTCCTGATGGGGGCGACGCTCATTTCCGGTTTGCTGGGCGAATATTTGGACGCGGTCACGATTCTGGCCATTATCGTCATCAACGGCGTGCTCGGCTTCATCCAAGAATTCCGCGCCGAGCGATCCTTGCGTGCCTTGAAGGAGCTGTCCGCCCCGACGGCGAAGACGCTGCGCGACGGGGAATGGGTCGTCGTGCCGGCGAAGGAGCTCGTGCCCGGCGACATCGTCGCCCTCGAGAGCGGGGACCGCGTGCCGGCGGACGTCCGCTTCCTTGAAGCGAACAGCGTGTACGCGGAAGAGTCCGCGCTGACCGGCGAATCGGTACCGGTCTCGAAGTCGGCCGCGGCGATCCCGGAAGACGACGTGCCGCTCGGCGACCAGCGCAACATGGGCTTCCTCGGCACGATGATAACGATGGGCACCGCCCGCGGCGTCGTCGTCCGCACGGGCATGCGCACCGAGATGGGCAAGATCGCGGACCTGATCAACAACACCGAGGAAGCGGAGACGCCGCTGCAGCGCCGCCTCGAGCAGTTCGGGAAAATTTTGATCGGCGTCGCGCTCGTCCTGACCGTGCTCGTCGTCGTCGCCGGCATTATGCACGGTCAACCGATGTACGGCATGTTCCTCGCCGGCGTGTCGCTCGCGGTGGCGGCGATTCCGGAGGGGCTGCCCGCGATCGTGACCGTCGCGCTCGCGCTCGGCGTCCAACGCATGATCAAGCGCAAGGCGATCGTCCGCAAGCTTCCGTCGGTCGAGACGCTCGGCTGCGCGTCGGTCATCTGCTCCGACAAGACGGGCACGCTGACGCAAAACAAGATGACCGTCACGCGCCTATGGGTCGGCGGCCGGCTGCTCGACGTGTCGGGCGAAGGCTACGAGCCGGCGGGGGATATCGTCGAGCGCGGCGCGAAGACGGGCGTGAAGGACGATCAAGCGCTGCGCCGTCTGCTCCAAGTCGGGGTGCTGTGCAACGACGCGGATCTCGTGCAGGAGGAGGCGGAGCCGCAAGGGAAGAAGAAGCGTTCGAAGGAGCCGGCGAAGCCGATCTGGTCGATCAAGGGCGATCCGACGGAAGGGGCGCTCACCGTGCTGGGCGCGAAGGCCGGCATGACCCGCGCCAGCCTCGCGGGCTTGTACAGACGTATCTCGGAATACCCGTTCGATTCGGAGCGCAAGCGCATGTCCGTCGTCGTCGAGCATCAGGGCGGCCGGCTCGTCTGCGCGAAGGGCGCGCCGGACGTACTGATCGAGCGCTGCAGCTACATTCTGTGGGACGGCAAGCTCGTGCCCTTCACCTCGACGCTGAAGCAGAAGGTGATGGAGGCGAACGAAGCGTTCGCCGGCGACGCGCTGCGCGTGCTCGGCCTCGCGTACCGCGATCTGAAGCCGAACGAGACGGCGGACAGCGCGGAGGAGGCGGAGCGCGGGCTCGTGTTCGCGGGTTTGACCGGCATGATCGATCCGCCGCGCAAGGAAGTGCGCGAAGCGATTCAGAAGTGCCGCAAGGCGGGCATCAAGACGGTGATGATCACGGGCGACCATCTGACGACCGCCGAAGCGATCGCGGGGCAGCTCGGGATGCTTCCGAAGGGCGGCCGCACCGTGACCGGCATGCAGCTCGCGGCGATGAGCGACCAACAGCTGCTGAAGGTCGTCGACGATATTTACGTGTACGCCCGCGTGTCGCCGGAGCATAAGCTTCGCATCGTCAAGGCGCTTCAGGAGCGCGGCCACGTCGTGGCGATGACGGGCGACGGCGTCAACGACGCGCCGGCGATCAAGGCGGCCGACATCGGCATCGCGATGGGCATCTCCGGCACGGACGTGTCGAAGGAGGCGTCCGCGCTCATCCTCTCCGACGACAACTTCGCGACGATCGTCGCGGCGATCGAGGAAGGGCGGGGCATCTACGAAAATATTCGCAAGTTTATCCGCTACCTGCTCGCGTCGAACGTCGGCGAAATTCTCGTCATGTTCATCGCGATGATGCTCGGCATGCCGCTGCCGCTGCTTCCGATCATGATTTTGTGGGTCAACCTCGTCACGGACGGACTGCCGGCGATGGCGCTCGGCGTCGACCAGCCGGAGCGGGATTTGATGGAGCACAAGCCGCGCGGCAGGTCGGAGAACATTTTCGCAAGAAGGCTCGGTTGGAAAATCATCTCTCGCGGCTTCCTGATCGGCGTCTGCACGCTCATACCGTTCTGGCTCGTGCTGCAGCAAGGCGACGACGCGGCGACGCTCACGCACGCGCAGACGGTCGCGTTCGCGACGCTCGTCATGGCGCAGCTCATTCACGTGTTCGACTGCCGGAGCTCTCGGTCCATCTTCCACAGAAATCTGTTCGAAAATAAAGCGCTCGTGCTGGCGGTCGTTTCGTCCATCGTCCTGATGCTCGGCGTGCTCTATGTCGAGCCGCTGCAGCCGATCTTCAAGACGATGGCGCTCGGCCTGACGGATTGGATTCTCGTGCTCGTCTTCGCGGCGATCCCGACGCTGTTCTTCGGCATCGGCAGCCTGATTTCGGCGCCGAAGAAGAAGCGCACGATCCGATACGACGGAGGCGCTCGATCCGCCGCTTGA
- a CDS encoding Rqc2 family fibronectin-binding protein — protein MAFDGLVVRAVVQQLQPFVGGRIHKIHQPNEHDLVFTIRGQGVTRKLLLSANPTYPRFHLTDRSYQNPLEAPMFCMLLRKYCENGVVEAIEQLGMERIVHFRVRQRDELGDLSVKRIVFELMGRHSNIILMDPETNTVLEAAHRVTPAISAHRIVAPGSAYVPPPEQEKRDPLADGVSDVAAALAEAAGHPEAAAKRLVETYSGISPIAARAIVGGAPNPAAAFAEAMARIGRHEYEPNIVEDAVRGKSSFSVVPLPVPEGGTRETFDDVSGCLDRFYGDKAERDLVKQRTHDLMRLLVNERNKNEKKLEKLQETIDEARDADKYRIYGELLNAYMHTFEKGDASVEVANYYDEDQRTVAVPLDPLLTPSENAQRYFRKYQKMKNSLGVVEEQMAQAREEIRYMDILLQQLEGASIADIEEIRSELVEGGYLRRRGGAGKDGKRGRKNDKPAIHAYRSSEGIPLYVGRNNMQNDYITNRLAHPNDTWLHAKDMPGSHVVIRSDAFGDATLAEAANLAAYYSKGKQSSLVPVDYTLVRHVKKPSGAKPGFVIYEKQKTLFVTPDERKLRELPPLK, from the coding sequence ATGGCTTTCGACGGACTCGTCGTACGGGCGGTCGTGCAGCAATTGCAGCCGTTCGTCGGCGGCAGAATTCATAAAATTCATCAGCCGAACGAGCATGACCTCGTCTTTACGATTCGCGGCCAAGGCGTGACGCGGAAGCTGCTGCTGTCGGCCAATCCGACCTACCCCCGCTTCCACTTGACCGATCGTTCGTACCAAAACCCGCTCGAGGCGCCGATGTTCTGCATGCTGCTTCGCAAGTATTGCGAGAACGGCGTCGTCGAAGCGATCGAGCAGCTCGGCATGGAGCGGATCGTGCACTTCCGCGTCCGGCAGCGCGACGAGCTCGGAGATTTGAGCGTCAAGCGGATCGTGTTCGAGCTTATGGGCCGCCACAGCAACATCATTCTGATGGATCCGGAGACGAATACGGTGCTTGAAGCCGCCCATCGCGTGACGCCGGCCATCAGCGCGCACCGCATCGTCGCCCCCGGCAGCGCGTACGTTCCGCCGCCGGAGCAGGAGAAGCGCGATCCGCTCGCGGACGGCGTTTCGGACGTCGCGGCGGCGCTCGCGGAAGCGGCCGGACATCCGGAAGCCGCGGCGAAGCGGCTCGTGGAGACGTATTCGGGCATCAGTCCGATCGCCGCGCGAGCGATCGTCGGCGGCGCCCCGAATCCGGCGGCGGCGTTCGCGGAGGCGATGGCGCGCATCGGACGGCACGAATACGAGCCGAATATCGTGGAAGATGCGGTTCGAGGCAAGTCGTCGTTCTCGGTCGTGCCGCTGCCCGTCCCCGAAGGCGGAACGCGCGAGACGTTCGACGACGTCAGCGGTTGCCTGGACCGGTTTTACGGCGATAAGGCGGAGCGGGACCTCGTCAAGCAGCGAACGCACGACCTGATGCGACTGCTCGTTAACGAGCGAAACAAAAACGAGAAGAAGCTAGAGAAGCTGCAAGAGACGATCGACGAGGCGCGGGACGCCGACAAATACCGCATCTACGGCGAGCTGCTGAACGCGTATATGCACACCTTCGAGAAGGGCGACGCCTCCGTCGAGGTAGCGAACTACTACGACGAGGATCAGCGAACCGTCGCCGTCCCGCTCGATCCGCTGCTCACGCCTTCGGAGAATGCGCAGCGGTATTTCCGCAAGTACCAGAAGATGAAAAACTCGCTCGGCGTCGTCGAGGAACAGATGGCGCAGGCGCGCGAAGAAATCCGGTACATGGACATCTTGCTGCAGCAGCTCGAAGGCGCGTCGATCGCGGACATCGAGGAGATCCGCTCCGAGCTCGTCGAAGGGGGCTACTTGCGCCGCCGCGGCGGCGCCGGCAAGGATGGCAAGCGCGGGCGCAAGAACGATAAGCCGGCGATCCACGCGTACCGCTCGTCCGAAGGCATTCCCTTATACGTCGGACGGAACAACATGCAGAACGATTACATTACGAACCGGCTCGCGCACCCGAACGACACGTGGCTCCACGCGAAGGATATGCCCGGGTCCCACGTCGTCATCCGGTCCGATGCGTTCGGCGACGCCACCTTGGCCGAGGCGGCCAATCTCGCGGCGTATTACAGCAAGGGCAAGCAATCGTCCCTCGTGCCGGTCGACTATACGCTCGTGCGCCACGTGAAGAAGCCGTCCGGCGCGAAGCCCGGCTTCGTCATTTACGAAAAGCAGAAGACGCTTTTCGTTACGCCGGACGAGCGGAAGCTCCGCGAGCTCCCGCCGCTGAAGTAA
- a CDS encoding MerR family transcriptional regulator: MNKRLHTIKEVSLRTGLSTQLIRKWEERYGVVSPARFPNGYRGYTKEHVDTFLWLKSRVDAGVPIGLAVQEFQSTGLLAVPWGDVAEAGPQAAAPSTSGLRSEAYRRQFLSYFLQMDYRSSQQLFDQLMALHQVDYVLLQVLQPTLVELGEMWERGRASEFQEHFGSHFVRDRLLAMKNLYNASPIQPLVVTACAPYERHEIGVLYFGFYAMQQGFRNVYLGAAPSEKGILDCLRESAPRAFAFGVSTPHVFNDSLPFFRQLDEDISAGNRQTKVFVGGRAIEEDAVLSGTRNVYLLAGDAKETAAKIRAMLPT, encoded by the coding sequence ATGAACAAGCGGCTGCATACAATTAAAGAAGTATCCTTGCGGACGGGCTTGTCCACGCAGTTGATTCGCAAGTGGGAGGAACGGTACGGGGTCGTTTCGCCGGCTCGTTTTCCGAACGGATATCGGGGGTATACCAAGGAGCATGTGGATACGTTCCTCTGGTTGAAGAGCCGCGTCGATGCGGGCGTGCCCATCGGTCTCGCCGTTCAGGAGTTCCAGTCGACCGGTCTGCTCGCGGTACCGTGGGGCGACGTCGCCGAAGCGGGACCGCAAGCCGCCGCGCCGTCTACTTCCGGGTTGCGGTCCGAAGCGTATCGCCGGCAATTTCTGTCGTATTTCCTTCAGATGGATTATCGGTCCAGCCAACAGCTGTTCGATCAGTTGATGGCGCTGCATCAGGTCGACTATGTCCTGCTTCAGGTGCTGCAGCCGACCCTCGTCGAGCTCGGCGAGATGTGGGAACGCGGGCGGGCGTCGGAATTTCAAGAGCATTTCGGCAGCCACTTCGTTCGCGACCGACTGCTCGCCATGAAGAATTTGTACAACGCATCGCCGATCCAGCCGCTTGTCGTGACCGCTTGCGCTCCGTACGAGCGGCACGAAATCGGCGTTTTGTATTTCGGATTTTACGCCATGCAGCAAGGGTTCCGGAACGTGTACTTGGGAGCGGCCCCGTCCGAGAAGGGCATTCTCGACTGTTTGCGCGAGTCCGCGCCTCGAGCGTTCGCGTTCGGGGTGTCCACGCCGCACGTCTTTAACGACTCGCTCCCGTTCTTCCGGCAGTTGGACGAAGACATCTCGGCGGGGAACCGGCAAACGAAGGTGTTCGTCGGCGGGCGCGCGATCGAGGAGGACGCCGTCCTGTCGGGAACGCGCAACGTATATTTATTGGCGGGCGACGCCAAGGAAACCGCAGCCAAAATCCGGGCGATGCTCCCGACATAA
- a CDS encoding UDP-glucose dehydrogenase family protein, producing the protein MGEPIAVGVLGAGYVGLVSAACFAEVGHRVVCVDRDERKIAALRRGEMPIYEAGLEDLVRRNAAAGRLTFETETAAAASACELLFVAVGTPSLDNGDVDMSQIKSAMEAIAESSADDKIVVIKSTVPVGTGAMAEALLRSKARSGVRFDVVSNPEFLREGSAVHDTFHMDRIVIGAASPAAGERLREALAPFDAPVLMTNRESAELIKYASNSFLATKISFINEMANLCEKVGADIGMVAQGMGMDKRIGPSFLNAGIGYGGFCLPKDTRAQLFIAENVDYDFKIMRAVVEVNQLQRQRFVRKVRAAFDGELAGKTLAVMGLSFKPNTDDLRDAPSLDIIAMLRQYGASIRAYDPVSGPKAAKLLPGVPIADDPYEALRDADAMLVVTEWAQVKTLDLDRAKAALRRPLVFDGRNVFDAAAMRAQGFRYFGIGKS; encoded by the coding sequence ATGGGAGAGCCGATCGCTGTCGGCGTTCTCGGCGCCGGGTACGTCGGGCTCGTCTCGGCCGCCTGCTTCGCCGAGGTCGGGCATCGCGTCGTCTGCGTGGACCGGGACGAGCGCAAGATCGCCGCGCTTCGCCGCGGCGAAATGCCCATCTACGAGGCAGGACTCGAGGACCTCGTCCGCCGCAACGCCGCCGCGGGGCGGCTGACGTTCGAGACGGAGACGGCGGCCGCCGCGAGCGCGTGCGAGCTGTTGTTCGTCGCGGTCGGCACGCCCTCGCTCGATAACGGCGACGTCGACATGTCGCAGATCAAGTCGGCGATGGAGGCCATCGCCGAGTCGTCGGCGGACGACAAGATCGTCGTCATCAAGAGCACGGTGCCCGTCGGCACCGGCGCGATGGCCGAGGCGCTGCTTCGCTCGAAGGCGCGAAGCGGCGTCCGGTTCGACGTCGTCTCGAATCCGGAATTTCTGCGCGAAGGGTCCGCCGTACATGATACGTTCCATATGGATCGAATCGTGATCGGGGCGGCGTCCCCGGCGGCGGGGGAGCGGCTCCGCGAGGCGCTCGCGCCGTTCGACGCGCCCGTGCTGATGACGAATCGCGAGAGCGCCGAGCTGATCAAGTACGCGTCGAATTCGTTCCTCGCGACGAAAATTTCGTTCATTAACGAGATGGCGAATTTATGCGAGAAGGTCGGCGCCGACATCGGCATGGTCGCGCAGGGCATGGGAATGGATAAGCGGATCGGCCCCTCCTTCCTGAACGCGGGCATCGGGTACGGCGGCTTCTGCCTGCCGAAGGACACCCGGGCGCAGCTGTTCATCGCGGAGAACGTCGACTACGACTTCAAGATCATGCGCGCGGTCGTCGAAGTGAATCAGCTGCAGCGGCAGCGGTTCGTGCGCAAGGTGCGGGCCGCGTTCGACGGGGAGCTCGCCGGAAAGACGTTAGCCGTCATGGGACTCAGCTTCAAGCCGAACACGGACGATCTTCGAGACGCGCCGTCGCTCGATATTATCGCCATGCTGCGGCAATACGGGGCGTCGATTCGGGCGTACGATCCCGTCAGCGGCCCGAAGGCGGCGAAGCTGCTGCCCGGCGTGCCGATCGCGGACGATCCGTACGAGGCGCTGCGGGACGCCGACGCCATGCTGGTCGTGACCGAGTGGGCGCAGGTGAAGACGCTCGATCTCGATCGCGCGAAGGCGGCGCTCCGCCGTCCGCTCGTCTTCGACGGGCGGAACGTCTTCGACGCCGCGGCGATGCGCGCACAGGGCTTCCGGTACTTCGGCATCGGAAAATCGTAG
- the galU gene encoding UTP--glucose-1-phosphate uridylyltransferase GalU gives MIRKAIIPAAGLGTRFLPATKAQPKEMLPIVDKPAIQYIVEEAIEAGITDIIIVTGRNKRAIEDHFDKSVELELMLEEQGKEEMLRQVRDISQMVDIHYIRQKQPLGLGHAVLCARTFIGDEPFAVLLGDDIIESDPLALRQMLHLYEEHQASVLAVQEVPWEEVEKYGIVSPDGGVAGSPHTSHIADLVEKPDRDQAPSNLAVIGRYVIEPGIFDILEKQPPGRGGEIQLTDALRELNRRKRMMAYTVQGKRYDVGDKFGYIEATIEFALRRPDLGPEVKSYLIDLVRGWEA, from the coding sequence ATGATTCGTAAGGCAATCATTCCGGCGGCGGGGCTCGGCACCCGATTTCTACCCGCGACGAAGGCTCAGCCGAAGGAGATGCTTCCGATCGTGGATAAGCCCGCGATTCAATACATCGTCGAGGAAGCGATCGAGGCCGGCATTACGGACATTATTATCGTGACCGGACGCAACAAGCGGGCGATCGAGGACCACTTCGACAAGTCGGTCGAGCTGGAGCTCATGTTAGAGGAGCAAGGCAAGGAAGAGATGCTCCGCCAAGTGCGCGACATCTCGCAGATGGTCGATATTCATTACATAAGACAGAAGCAGCCGCTCGGACTCGGGCACGCGGTGCTGTGCGCCCGGACGTTCATCGGCGACGAGCCGTTCGCGGTGCTGCTCGGCGACGACATCATCGAGTCGGATCCGCTTGCGCTAAGGCAGATGCTGCATCTGTACGAGGAGCATCAGGCTTCGGTGCTGGCGGTGCAGGAGGTGCCGTGGGAAGAGGTCGAGAAGTACGGCATCGTGTCGCCGGACGGGGGCGTGGCCGGCTCGCCGCACACGTCGCATATCGCGGATTTGGTCGAGAAGCCGGATCGGGACCAGGCGCCGTCGAATCTCGCGGTGATCGGACGCTACGTCATCGAGCCGGGCATCTTCGACATTCTCGAGAAGCAGCCGCCGGGCCGCGGCGGGGAAATTCAGCTGACGGACGCGCTCCGCGAGTTGAACCGCCGGAAGCGCATGATGGCGTACACGGTACAGGGCAAGCGGTACGACGTCGGCGACAAGTTCGGTTATATCGAGGCGACGATCGAATTCGCGCTGCGGCGCCCCGATTTGGGACCCGAGGTCAAGTCGTATTTGATCGATCTCGTTCGCGGCTGGGAGGCGTAA
- a CDS encoding PHP domain-containing protein yields the protein MAVTGRESGYDLHTHTTASDGMLTPAESVALAAAQGLAGVAVTDHDTVAGAAEAAAAGRERGVDVVVGVEISAQGDGGDVHVLGLWVDPADAAFAARLASNRDVRRGRNEAMMEALRRHGFDVTLAEAEKLAASRRSSGDATVARPHIAELLVRKGYVADVKEAFDVWIGEGGKAYVTAERVAPETAAAWIRDAGGVVVLAHPGLYRDAEALIDRLVRIGALDGIEAAHADHDEAQENFFRGLARRYGLPCTGGSDFHGVRDGVPFHAMLGDRRTPKDVVERLQQIKEKRGNRNDS from the coding sequence ATGGCTGTAACGGGAAGGGAGTCAGGCTACGATCTTCATACGCACACGACGGCTTCCGACGGCATGCTGACCCCTGCGGAGAGCGTCGCGCTCGCCGCCGCGCAGGGGCTGGCGGGCGTCGCGGTGACGGATCACGACACGGTCGCGGGCGCGGCCGAAGCCGCGGCGGCCGGGCGGGAGCGGGGCGTCGACGTCGTCGTCGGCGTGGAGATCAGCGCGCAAGGAGACGGCGGAGACGTCCATGTGTTGGGGTTATGGGTCGATCCGGCCGACGCGGCGTTCGCCGCGAGGCTGGCCTCGAACCGGGACGTTCGGCGCGGCCGCAACGAAGCGATGATGGAAGCGCTTAGGCGTCACGGCTTCGACGTGACGCTCGCGGAAGCCGAGAAGCTCGCCGCGTCGCGGCGGTCTAGCGGCGACGCGACCGTCGCCCGGCCGCATATCGCGGAGCTGCTCGTTCGCAAGGGCTACGTCGCCGACGTCAAGGAAGCGTTCGACGTCTGGATCGGCGAAGGCGGGAAAGCGTACGTCACGGCGGAGCGGGTCGCGCCGGAGACGGCCGCGGCGTGGATTCGGGACGCCGGAGGCGTCGTCGTCTTGGCGCATCCCGGGCTGTACCGCGACGCCGAAGCGTTGATCGACCGGCTGGTCCGGATCGGCGCGCTGGACGGCATCGAAGCGGCGCATGCCGATCATGACGAAGCGCAGGAGAACTTTTTCCGAGGATTGGCTCGGAGGTACGGCCTGCCCTGCACGGGAGGCTCGGATTTTCACGGCGTACGGGACGGCGTTCCGTTCCATGCGATGCTCGGCGACCGGAGAACTCCGAAAGACGTCGTCGAACGGCTGCAGCAGATCAAGGAGAAGAGAGGGAATCGCAATGATTCGTAA